One Pantoea trifolii DNA segment encodes these proteins:
- a CDS encoding SDR family oxidoreductase — MKKVAIVGLGWLGMPLAMALTARGWQVTGSKTSPDGVDAARRCGIEAFQLVLTPELECEAEELDTLMSVDALVVTLPASRTVKGGEDYMQAVQNVVDTALAKKVPRIIFTSSTSVYGSGEGVMKETSPLQPETVAGKTLVELENWLHDLPGTSVDIVRLAGLVGPNRHPGRFLAGKTGLENGGHAVNLVHLDDVVDAIVLLLQTPKGGHIYNLCASKHPSRDSFYPSVSKQLGLEPPTFVAEPERSNGKVIDGSKIANELGFEYTYDDPMKMPLE; from the coding sequence ATGAAAAAGGTCGCGATTGTAGGTCTGGGATGGCTGGGGATGCCGCTGGCGATGGCGCTAACGGCACGCGGCTGGCAGGTCACCGGCAGTAAAACCTCGCCGGATGGCGTGGACGCCGCACGCCGCTGTGGCATCGAAGCCTTCCAACTGGTGCTGACGCCCGAGCTGGAGTGTGAAGCCGAAGAGTTAGATACGCTGATGTCCGTCGATGCGCTGGTGGTGACGTTACCCGCTAGCCGCACGGTGAAAGGCGGTGAAGATTACATGCAGGCGGTGCAGAACGTGGTGGACACCGCGCTGGCGAAAAAAGTCCCGCGCATCATTTTCACCAGCTCAACGTCAGTGTACGGCAGCGGCGAAGGTGTAATGAAAGAGACCAGCCCACTGCAGCCGGAAACTGTCGCCGGCAAAACGCTGGTGGAGCTGGAGAACTGGCTGCACGATCTGCCCGGCACCAGCGTGGATATTGTGCGCCTCGCGGGATTAGTGGGGCCGAATCGTCATCCAGGTCGTTTCCTCGCAGGAAAAACCGGGCTGGAAAACGGCGGTCATGCGGTCAATCTGGTGCATCTCGATGATGTGGTGGATGCGATTGTCCTGTTGCTGCAAACCCCAAAAGGCGGGCACATTTACAATCTGTGTGCATCGAAACACCCGTCGCGCGATAGCTTTTATCCCAGCGTGTCGAAGCAGCTGGGGCTGGAACCGCCGACGTTTGTGGCGGAGCCGGAGCGTTCTAACGGGAAGGTGATTGATGGCTCGAAAATCGCTAATGAGCTGGGGTTTGAGTACACCTATGATGACCCGATGAAAATGCCGTTGGAATGA
- the hisL gene encoding his operon leader peptide has translation MTRVQFNHHHHHHPD, from the coding sequence ATGACACGCGTTCAGTTCAACCACCATCATCACCATCATCCTGACTAG
- the puuR gene encoding HTH-type transcriptional regulator PuuR has translation MNDATLAPGRRLSQIRQELGLSQRRVAELSGLTHSAISTIEQDKVSPAVSTLQKLLKVYGLSLSEFFSEPKINATPRVIVRPEECVEIGSLGVSLMLIDNGAARRALAMLLERYEPGASTGEKLRHPGEETGTVLEGEITLVVNGQSYHLYRGESYVIDTGLPHSFTNTSDQPCRIVSAHTPANF, from the coding sequence ATGAATGATGCCACTCTGGCACCCGGACGTCGCTTATCGCAGATCCGGCAGGAGTTGGGATTGTCTCAGCGTCGCGTCGCTGAGTTATCAGGTTTAACGCACAGCGCCATTAGCACCATCGAACAGGATAAAGTCAGCCCGGCCGTCAGCACCTTACAGAAGCTGCTGAAAGTTTACGGGCTATCGCTGTCGGAGTTTTTCTCCGAACCTAAAATCAATGCCACGCCGCGGGTGATTGTGCGCCCGGAAGAGTGCGTGGAGATCGGCAGCCTTGGCGTATCGCTGATGCTGATCGATAACGGTGCCGCGCGACGCGCGCTGGCGATGCTGCTGGAGCGTTATGAACCCGGCGCCAGCACCGGCGAGAAGTTACGCCATCCGGGTGAGGAAACCGGCACGGTGCTGGAGGGTGAAATCACGTTGGTGGTGAATGGCCAGAGTTACCATCTCTATCGCGGTGAAAGCTATGTAATTGATACCGGCTTGCCGCACAGTTTTACCAATACCTCAGATCAGCCGTGTCGCATTGTTAGCGCGCATACGCCCGCCAATTTCTAA
- a CDS encoding NAD(P)/FAD-dependent oxidoreductase — translation MQHVGSYYAATANAHEPWPELQESVQCDVCIIGGGFTGLSSALFLTEAGYDVVLLEAAKIGFGASGRNGGQVVNSYSRDVDVIEQRYGKQTAQMLGSMMFEGAEIIRDRIDRYAIACDYRPGGIFAALNQRQMGHLRSQKALWARYGNHDLELLDERGIRREVATDRYVGGLLDKRGGHLHPLNLALGEAEAIRRHGGRIYEQSAAIEVKYGAPHRIKTAKGEVSATFVIFAGNAYLPSQLEPRLTGKSMPCGSQIVTTEPLTRDQALGLLPNNYCVEDCNYLLDYFRLTADNRLLYGGGVVYGAREPDDIEALIRPKLLRTFPQLRDIKISHRWSGNFLLTLSRMPQFGQVEKNAFFMQGDSGHGVTCTHLSGKLIAEVLRGHAERFDAFAKLPHLPFPGGRRFKVPLTAMGAAWYALRDRFGV, via the coding sequence ATGCAACATGTGGGAAGTTATTACGCCGCTACCGCCAACGCGCATGAGCCGTGGCCGGAGCTGCAAGAATCAGTTCAATGCGATGTTTGCATTATCGGCGGCGGATTTACCGGACTTTCGTCCGCGCTGTTTCTCACCGAAGCAGGTTACGACGTGGTGCTGCTTGAAGCGGCGAAAATCGGCTTTGGCGCCAGCGGCCGCAATGGCGGCCAGGTCGTCAACTCCTACAGCCGTGACGTGGATGTGATTGAGCAGCGCTACGGCAAGCAAACTGCACAAATGCTCGGCAGCATGATGTTTGAAGGCGCGGAGATCATTCGCGATCGCATCGACCGATATGCCATCGCCTGCGACTATCGTCCTGGCGGCATTTTCGCCGCACTGAATCAGCGGCAAATGGGCCATCTGCGCAGCCAAAAAGCACTGTGGGCGCGCTACGGTAATCACGATTTGGAATTGCTCGACGAACGTGGCATTCGGCGCGAAGTGGCGACCGATCGCTACGTCGGTGGCTTGCTGGATAAACGCGGCGGCCATCTGCATCCGCTTAATCTGGCGCTGGGTGAAGCCGAAGCGATTCGCCGTCACGGCGGACGCATTTATGAGCAGTCAGCGGCGATTGAAGTGAAATACGGCGCACCGCATCGCATAAAAACCGCTAAGGGCGAAGTCAGCGCCACCTTCGTGATTTTTGCCGGCAACGCCTATTTGCCGTCGCAGCTTGAACCGCGCCTGACGGGCAAAAGCATGCCGTGCGGCTCGCAGATCGTCACCACCGAACCTTTAACGCGCGATCAGGCGCTGGGTTTGCTGCCGAACAATTACTGCGTTGAAGATTGTAACTATCTGCTCGACTACTTCCGCCTCACCGCCGATAACCGCCTGCTGTACGGCGGCGGCGTAGTGTATGGCGCACGCGAGCCGGATGACATCGAAGCGCTGATTCGCCCCAAGCTACTGCGCACCTTTCCGCAACTGCGTGACATCAAAATCAGCCACCGCTGGAGCGGCAATTTCCTGCTTACGCTGTCGCGCATGCCGCAGTTTGGCCAGGTTGAAAAGAATGCCTTCTTTATGCAGGGCGACAGCGGGCATGGCGTGACCTGTACGCATCTTTCGGGGAAGTTGATTGCTGAAGTGCTACGTGGGCACGCCGAGAGATTTGATGCGTTCGCAAAATTGCCGCATCTGCCGTTTCCAGGTGGGAGACGGTTTAAGGTGCCGCTCACGGCGATGGGGGCGGCATGGTATGCGCTGAGGGATCGGTTTGGGGTTTGA
- the ltnD gene encoding L-threonate dehydrogenase translates to MGMGAAQSCIRAGLNTWGVDLNPQALETLRQAGARDAQTSAARFAAELDAVLLLVVNAAQVKAILFGENGVAAQLKPGTVVMVSSTISSQDAQAIEQQLAQHQLLMLDAPVSGGAAKAAVGEMTVMASGSDEAFALLKPVLDAVAAKVYRVGSEIGLGSTVKIIHQLLAGVHIAVGAEAMALAARAGIPLDTMYDVVTNAAGNSWMFENRMRHVVDGDYSPKSAVDIFVKDLNLVADTAKSLHFPLPLASTALNMFTEASNAGHGREDDSAVIKIFSGITLPQAKEK, encoded by the coding sequence ATGGGCATGGGTGCAGCGCAGTCTTGCATCCGTGCAGGATTAAATACCTGGGGTGTTGATCTCAATCCGCAGGCGCTGGAAACCCTGCGTCAGGCCGGTGCGCGTGATGCGCAAACCTCCGCTGCCCGCTTTGCCGCCGAACTCGATGCGGTGCTGTTGCTGGTGGTCAACGCCGCGCAGGTTAAAGCGATTCTGTTTGGTGAAAACGGCGTGGCGGCGCAGCTCAAGCCCGGCACCGTGGTAATGGTCTCTTCTACCATCTCTTCACAGGATGCGCAGGCGATTGAACAACAGCTGGCGCAGCATCAGTTGCTGATGCTGGATGCCCCGGTTTCCGGCGGCGCAGCTAAAGCAGCGGTTGGCGAGATGACCGTGATGGCCTCCGGCAGCGACGAAGCTTTTGCCCTGCTGAAGCCGGTGCTGGATGCGGTGGCGGCGAAAGTCTATCGCGTGGGCAGCGAAATCGGTCTCGGCTCAACCGTCAAAATCATTCACCAGCTGCTGGCGGGCGTGCACATTGCCGTGGGCGCTGAAGCGATGGCGCTGGCCGCCCGCGCCGGTATTCCGCTCGATACCATGTACGACGTGGTCACCAACGCCGCCGGTAACTCGTGGATGTTTGAGAACCGCATGCGTCACGTGGTGGATGGCGATTATTCGCCGAAATCAGCAGTCGATATCTTCGTTAAAGATCTCAATCTGGTGGCGGATACCGCCAAGTCGCTGCACTTCCCGCTGCCGCTGGCCTCCACCGCGCTCAACATGTTTACCGAAGCCAGCAACGCCGGTCACGGTCGTGAAGATGATAGCGCGGTGATCAAGATCTTCAGCGGCATCACGCTGCCGCAGGCGAAGGAGAAGTAA
- the ygbI gene encoding DNA-binding transcriptional repressor YgbI, translated as MIPVERHQQILALVGERGVVSIAELTERLGVSHMTIRRDVQKLEEQGAVLSVSGGVRSADRLAAEPSHLAKTNMYSGEKMAIGQYAARHIPRNSCIYLDAGTTTLALARELVERDDLLVVTNDFVIARLLMESSGCKLIHTGGTVCRENRSSVGEAAARSLRQLAIDIAFISASCWGPRGLYTPDEDKVPVKQAASDVSSKRVLLSDSSKYNKIATHLALPLERFDTLITDAELSKAGREALSAGSWELVLAS; from the coding sequence GTGATTCCGGTTGAACGTCATCAACAAATTTTAGCGCTGGTTGGCGAACGCGGCGTGGTCAGCATTGCCGAGCTGACTGAGCGGTTGGGTGTGTCGCATATGACGATTCGTCGCGATGTGCAGAAGCTGGAAGAGCAAGGTGCAGTATTGTCTGTTTCGGGCGGCGTGCGCTCGGCGGATCGCCTGGCGGCGGAGCCGTCGCATCTGGCGAAAACCAATATGTACAGCGGCGAGAAGATGGCGATTGGTCAGTATGCCGCACGTCATATTCCGCGCAATAGCTGCATCTATCTCGATGCCGGCACCACCACACTGGCGCTGGCGCGTGAGTTAGTAGAGCGTGATGACTTGCTGGTGGTGACCAATGATTTCGTGATTGCGCGCCTGCTGATGGAGAGCAGCGGCTGCAAACTGATTCACACCGGCGGCACGGTGTGTCGTGAGAACCGTTCCAGCGTCGGTGAAGCCGCTGCACGTAGTTTGCGCCAGCTGGCGATCGATATCGCATTTATCTCCGCGTCCTGCTGGGGCCCGCGCGGACTGTATACGCCGGATGAGGATAAAGTGCCGGTCAAGCAGGCGGCGAGCGATGTCAGTAGTAAGCGCGTATTGCTAAGCGACAGTTCGAAGTACAACAAGATTGCGACGCATCTGGCATTGCCGCTGGAGCGCTTTGATACGTTGATTACGGATGCGGAGTTGAGTAAAGCGGGACGCGAAGCGTTGAGTGCGGGGAGTTGGGAGTTGGTGTTGGCGAGTTGA
- a CDS encoding APC family permease, with product MSLNTSAAPQRAHLKKSLTLIPVVMMGLAYMQPMTLFDTFGIVSGLTDGHVATAYAFALIAILFTAVSYGKLVRRFPSAGSAYTYAQKAISPHVGFMVGWSSLLDYLFMPMINILLAKSYFETLVPGIPSWIFVVLLVAFMTISNLRGIKTVANFNSVIVVLQVVVMVVITGMVIYGVAHGVGAGTLTSSKPFWSENAHVVPMITGATILCFSFLGFDGISSLSEETKDAERTIPRAIFLTALIGGVIFIGVSYFLQLYFPDISRFTNPDSSQPEIMLFVAGKALQIGILIFSVVTVLASGMAAHAGVSRLMYVMGRDGVFPQRFFGFIHPTYRTPSLNVLLVGGVALLAINFDLVTATALINFGALVAFTFVNLSVIAQFWIREKRNKTLKDHLNYLVLPVMGALTVGALWINLEETSMVLGLVWAAIGIIYLAFVTRTFRNPVPQFSEEV from the coding sequence ATGTCGCTTAACACCTCTGCCGCACCTCAGCGTGCACACCTGAAAAAATCCCTGACCTTGATCCCGGTTGTCATGATGGGCCTGGCGTATATGCAGCCAATGACCCTGTTTGATACCTTCGGTATCGTGTCTGGATTGACCGACGGCCACGTCGCCACCGCTTATGCTTTCGCCCTGATCGCGATTCTGTTTACTGCCGTGAGCTACGGCAAGCTGGTACGCCGCTTCCCATCTGCGGGCTCCGCTTACACCTATGCTCAGAAGGCAATCAGTCCGCACGTCGGCTTTATGGTGGGCTGGTCATCACTGCTGGACTACTTGTTCATGCCGATGATCAACATCCTGCTGGCGAAAAGCTACTTTGAGACGCTGGTACCGGGCATTCCGTCGTGGATTTTCGTGGTGCTGCTGGTGGCCTTTATGACCATCTCTAACCTGCGTGGAATCAAAACCGTTGCCAACTTCAACAGCGTGATCGTGGTGCTGCAAGTGGTGGTGATGGTAGTGATCACCGGCATGGTGATTTACGGTGTGGCACACGGTGTTGGCGCAGGAACCTTGACCAGCAGCAAACCGTTCTGGTCTGAGAATGCGCACGTAGTACCGATGATTACCGGTGCGACCATCCTCTGCTTCTCGTTCCTCGGCTTTGACGGTATCAGTTCGCTGTCAGAAGAGACCAAAGATGCTGAACGCACTATCCCGCGCGCGATTTTCCTCACCGCGCTGATTGGTGGTGTGATCTTTATCGGTGTCTCATACTTCCTGCAGCTGTACTTCCCGGACATCTCACGCTTCACCAATCCGGACTCTTCACAGCCAGAAATCATGCTGTTCGTGGCGGGTAAAGCGCTGCAGATTGGCATTCTGATCTTCTCGGTGGTGACGGTGCTGGCATCCGGTATGGCGGCGCACGCAGGCGTTTCGCGTCTGATGTACGTGATGGGCCGTGATGGCGTATTCCCACAGCGTTTCTTTGGCTTCATTCACCCGACTTACCGCACGCCGTCACTGAACGTGCTGCTGGTAGGCGGTGTGGCGCTGCTGGCAATCAACTTCGACCTGGTCACCGCAACTGCGCTGATTAACTTCGGTGCGCTGGTCGCATTCACCTTTGTGAACCTGTCGGTGATTGCGCAGTTCTGGATCCGTGAGAAGCGTAACAAGACGCTGAAAGATCACCTCAACTATCTGGTGCTGCCGGTGATGGGCGCCCTGACAGTGGGTGCGTTGTGGATTAACCTGGAAGAGACCTCAATGGTGCTCGGCCTGGTGTGGGCGGCGATTGGTATTATTTACCTCGCGTTTGTGACCCGTACCTTCCGCAACCCGGTTCCGCAGTTCAGCGAAGAAGTGTGA
- the otnK gene encoding 3-oxo-tetronate kinase, with translation MRLGVIADDFTGATDIASFLVQNGLPTIQFNGVPESHDELSAQAIVISLKSRSCPTHQAIDQSLAALQWLQQQGCDRFYFKYCSTFDSTEQGNIGPVTDALLAALGETQTVISPSLPVNGRTVYQGYLFVADQLLSESGMRHHPVTPMTDSNLVRLMTRQAKGQAAVINAAQLDQGADAVRAQLDTLKAQGINYVVLDALHEQHLLTQGEALKQTRLVTGGSGLAIGIARAWATQQQNSDAEHAGRPQGERAVVISGSCSQMTNRQVQAYRQLAPSHEVLVERCLDNAESYAQELCDWVEAHHQPDLAPLLFATADAQQLQAIQQQYGAARSSEAVEQLFAAVTRELKSRGWQRFIVAGGETSGVVAQSLGVTAFHIGPMISPGVPWVRDIHQPLSLALKSGNFGDEQFFARAQQEFSA, from the coding sequence ATGCGTTTAGGCGTCATTGCAGACGATTTTACCGGTGCGACCGACATCGCCAGCTTCCTGGTGCAAAACGGTCTGCCGACCATTCAGTTCAACGGGGTGCCGGAAAGTCATGACGAGCTGAGCGCGCAGGCGATAGTGATCAGCCTGAAGTCGCGCTCTTGCCCGACGCATCAGGCGATCGATCAGTCTCTGGCCGCGCTGCAGTGGCTGCAACAGCAGGGCTGCGATCGTTTTTACTTCAAATATTGCTCCACCTTCGACAGCACCGAGCAGGGCAATATCGGTCCGGTAACCGATGCGCTGCTGGCGGCGTTAGGCGAAACGCAAACGGTGATCTCGCCATCGCTGCCAGTTAACGGTCGTACGGTGTATCAGGGCTATCTGTTTGTCGCCGATCAGCTGCTGTCCGAATCGGGCATGCGCCATCATCCGGTGACGCCAATGACCGATAGCAATCTGGTGCGTTTGATGACGCGCCAGGCCAAAGGTCAGGCGGCGGTGATCAACGCCGCGCAGCTCGATCAAGGTGCCGATGCGGTGCGTGCGCAGCTGGATACCCTAAAAGCGCAGGGCATCAACTACGTGGTGCTGGATGCGCTGCACGAGCAGCATCTGCTGACGCAGGGCGAAGCGCTAAAACAGACGCGTCTGGTGACCGGCGGTTCAGGATTAGCGATCGGTATCGCCCGCGCCTGGGCGACGCAGCAGCAGAATAGCGACGCTGAACACGCCGGACGTCCACAAGGCGAGCGCGCGGTGGTGATCTCGGGCTCCTGCTCGCAGATGACCAATCGTCAGGTGCAGGCGTATCGCCAGCTAGCGCCATCGCACGAAGTGTTGGTGGAGCGCTGCCTCGATAACGCTGAAAGCTATGCACAGGAACTCTGTGATTGGGTGGAAGCGCATCATCAGCCCGATCTGGCGCCCTTGCTGTTTGCTACCGCCGATGCGCAGCAGCTGCAGGCGATTCAGCAGCAATACGGCGCGGCGCGCAGCAGTGAAGCGGTTGAGCAGCTGTTTGCTGCGGTAACGCGGGAGCTGAAAAGCCGTGGCTGGCAGCGCTTTATCGTCGCCGGTGGTGAAACCTCGGGCGTGGTGGCACAAAGCCTTGGCGTCACCGCATTCCACATTGGCCCAATGATTTCGCCGGGCGTGCCGTGGGTGCGCGATATCCATCAGCCGCTGTCGCTGGCGCTGAAATCCGGCAACTTTGGCGATGAACAGTTCTTTGCCCGCGCACAACAGGAGTTTTCAGCATGA
- a CDS encoding glutamine synthetase family protein — MTNLVEVEDFTRHSEEKRTSAFQLEVKTWLERHPETQYVDILLNDLNGVFRGKRIPISALAKLEKGCYFPASVFAMDILGNTVEDAGLGQSLGEPDHLCMPVPGTLIPSAADPTHIAQLLLTMCNQDGTPFDVEPRNVLNRLWQQLRNRGLFPVVAVELEFYLVDKKRDAEGFIQPPCSPGSDERNMQSQVYSVDNLDHFADVLRDIDHLAKLQGIPADGALAEASPGQFEINLHHTRDVLKACDHAIQLKRLVRQVAENHGMTATFMAKPYEEYAGSGMHVHISMLDAADHNAFALDDGSDSPLMKRALAGMIDLMPASMALLAPNVNAYRRFLPEAYVPLQASWGHNNRTVALRVPCGDADNHRIEYRVAGADANPYLVVSTILAGILHGLDNQLPLPHPVQGNGHEAEGLALPIRQSDALYEFENSYPLQKLLGERFSGVWHSCKQYELMQFERLITSTEIDWMLKNA; from the coding sequence ATGACGAACCTCGTAGAAGTAGAAGACTTCACACGACACAGTGAAGAGAAACGAACAAGCGCGTTCCAGCTGGAGGTCAAAACCTGGCTGGAACGCCATCCTGAAACGCAGTATGTCGATATTCTTCTTAATGATTTAAATGGGGTATTTCGAGGTAAACGCATTCCCATCTCCGCATTGGCAAAACTGGAAAAAGGGTGTTACTTCCCGGCCTCCGTTTTCGCGATGGATATTCTCGGTAATACCGTCGAAGACGCCGGACTTGGTCAGTCACTGGGCGAACCCGACCACCTCTGCATGCCGGTTCCCGGAACCTTAATTCCCTCTGCCGCCGATCCCACGCACATCGCCCAGCTGTTGCTGACCATGTGTAACCAAGATGGCACTCCCTTTGACGTTGAACCCCGTAATGTCCTCAATCGGCTGTGGCAACAGCTGCGCAATCGAGGATTATTCCCGGTGGTAGCGGTAGAGCTGGAGTTCTATCTGGTGGATAAAAAGCGCGATGCCGAAGGTTTTATTCAGCCGCCGTGCTCACCGGGCAGTGATGAACGTAACATGCAGAGCCAGGTCTATTCGGTGGATAATCTCGATCACTTCGCCGACGTGCTGCGGGATATCGACCATTTAGCCAAGTTGCAAGGCATTCCCGCCGATGGCGCACTAGCGGAAGCTTCGCCCGGTCAGTTCGAAATTAATCTTCATCATACGCGCGACGTGCTGAAAGCCTGCGACCACGCCATTCAGCTGAAACGGCTGGTGCGTCAGGTGGCGGAAAATCACGGCATGACCGCCACATTCATGGCTAAACCTTACGAAGAGTACGCGGGCAGCGGCATGCATGTGCACATCAGCATGCTGGATGCCGCCGATCACAACGCCTTCGCACTGGATGACGGTAGCGATTCGCCGCTGATGAAACGCGCGCTGGCGGGCATGATCGATTTAATGCCGGCTTCGATGGCGCTGCTGGCGCCGAACGTGAACGCCTATCGCCGCTTCCTGCCGGAAGCCTATGTACCGCTGCAGGCGTCGTGGGGACATAACAACCGCACGGTCGCGTTGCGCGTGCCTTGTGGCGATGCGGATAACCATCGCATTGAGTATCGCGTGGCTGGCGCGGATGCAAATCCCTATCTGGTGGTGTCAACTATTCTTGCCGGTATTTTGCACGGTCTGGATAATCAGCTACCCTTACCGCATCCGGTGCAGGGCAATGGACATGAAGCAGAAGGGCTGGCATTACCGATTCGGCAGAGCGATGCGCTGTATGAATTCGAGAATAGCTACCCGCTGCAGAAGCTGTTGGGCGAGCGTTTCAGCGGCGTGTGGCACAGCTGCAAACAGTATGAATTGATGCAGTTTGAGCGCTTAATCACCTCAACAGAAATCGACTGGATGCTGAAGAACGCCTGA
- the otnC gene encoding 3-oxo-tetronate 4-phosphate decarboxylase: MTEQQAREEMVQLGASFFQRGYATGSAGNLSLLLEDGNLLATPTGSCLGELQADRLSKVTIQGEWISGDKPSKEVEFHRALYLNNPECKAVVHLHSHYLTALSCLNDLDTENCIRPFTPYVVMRVGDVPVVPYYKPGDQRLADDLANLASRYNAFLLANHGPVVVGKSLREAANNTEELEETARLMFTLGDRSIRYLTDSEVAELRNF, translated from the coding sequence ATGACGGAACAACAAGCACGCGAAGAAATGGTGCAGCTCGGCGCGTCCTTCTTTCAGCGCGGATACGCCACCGGTTCGGCAGGCAACCTGTCGCTGCTGCTGGAAGATGGCAACTTGCTGGCGACGCCAACCGGCTCCTGCCTCGGCGAATTGCAGGCCGATCGTCTGTCGAAAGTGACAATTCAGGGCGAATGGATCTCCGGCGACAAGCCATCGAAAGAAGTGGAATTTCACCGCGCACTGTACCTGAATAATCCCGAGTGCAAAGCGGTGGTGCATCTGCACAGTCACTATTTGACGGCGCTCTCGTGCCTGAACGATCTCGACACTGAAAACTGTATTCGTCCGTTCACGCCGTACGTGGTGATGCGCGTCGGTGATGTGCCAGTGGTGCCGTATTACAAGCCGGGCGACCAGCGACTGGCCGACGATCTGGCCAATCTGGCCTCGCGTTACAACGCCTTCCTGCTGGCCAATCACGGTCCGGTGGTGGTGGGTAAATCCCTGCGCGAAGCCGCCAATAACACCGAAGAACTGGAAGAGACCGCGCGTCTGATGTTCACGCTCGGCGACCGCTCGATTCGTTATCTGACCGATAGCGAAGTCGCGGAATTGAGGAATTTCTAA
- the puuD gene encoding gamma-glutamyl-gamma-aminobutyrate hydrolase codes for MGIIFDKPLIGVVMCQNFIGSHAGQTVHNKYLDAIVLAGGVPLPLPHQLMQAPHLLENSMTVLDGILLTGSPSNIEPWHYGEDGREAHADPARDRLAFGLITHATGKKMPMFGICRGLQELVVANGGALHRQLHMTHLFQEHREDDALPLEKQYAPVHDVLPEVDGMLSQLLGSAEPFAVNSLHGQGIRETGPLLRVEARAPDGLIEAVSLPKHPFSLAVQWHPEWHSDRDPISRRLFTAFIHAAVCYHKEKQP; via the coding sequence ATGGGCATTATTTTTGACAAGCCCTTGATTGGCGTAGTGATGTGCCAGAACTTTATCGGCAGCCATGCGGGGCAAACGGTTCACAACAAATATCTCGACGCTATCGTGCTCGCCGGTGGCGTGCCGCTGCCATTGCCGCATCAACTGATGCAGGCGCCTCATCTATTAGAAAACAGTATGACCGTGCTGGATGGCATTTTGCTGACCGGCAGCCCCAGCAACATCGAACCCTGGCATTACGGCGAAGACGGTAGAGAAGCGCATGCCGATCCGGCGCGCGATCGCCTCGCCTTCGGGCTTATCACCCATGCGACCGGTAAAAAGATGCCGATGTTCGGCATCTGTCGTGGCCTGCAGGAGCTGGTGGTGGCCAACGGCGGTGCGCTGCATCGCCAGCTGCATATGACACATTTATTCCAGGAGCACCGCGAAGACGATGCGCTGCCGCTGGAGAAGCAATATGCGCCGGTGCATGACGTGCTGCCAGAAGTGGATGGCATGCTGAGCCAACTGCTGGGCAGCGCCGAACCCTTTGCGGTCAATTCGCTGCACGGACAAGGCATTCGCGAAACCGGCCCGCTGCTGCGCGTGGAAGCGCGCGCACCCGATGGTCTGATTGAAGCGGTTAGCTTGCCAAAGCACCCTTTCTCCCTTGCGGTGCAATGGCATCCGGAGTGGCATTCCGACCGCGATCCGATCTCACGCCGTTTGTTTACGGCCTTTATCCACGCCGCTGTCTGTTATCACAAGGAAAAACAGCCATGA